A genomic stretch from Gemmatimonadaceae bacterium includes:
- a CDS encoding threonine synthase has translation MASWSLVCSGCSARETQHAPVGLCPSCQQPFLAEYEGPPPSREDLLPRMDMWRYAPALPLLANEEPVSLGEGATPLIEAPALARRIGLRRLWIKDEAVNPTASFKARGLAAAVTRARHRGVPGLVVPTAGNAGAALAAYGAAAGVPVRVYAPATTPRPILDIIRAVGAELITIDGHIGDAGRLSVAFAAESGFFNVATLREPFRAEGNRTLGLELAEQLGWRLPDAVVYPTGGGEGVIGIWKAFLEMQRWGWLPAPTALPRVIVTQSTGCAPLVRAFNDGADRATPWENPITHAAGLRVPGPLGDRLVLRAIRESGGIAAAASEDDIRASTRLLATSTGIDAAPEGGCALAVTAGLVRAGKLSPDAEVVIYNTGSGASYRQ, from the coding sequence ATGGCCTCCTGGTCCCTCGTCTGCTCCGGATGCAGCGCGCGTGAAACGCAGCACGCGCCGGTCGGGCTGTGTCCCAGCTGCCAACAGCCGTTCCTCGCCGAATATGAAGGGCCACCGCCGAGTCGTGAGGACCTGCTGCCGCGGATGGACATGTGGCGGTATGCGCCGGCTCTGCCGCTCCTCGCCAACGAGGAGCCGGTGTCGTTAGGCGAGGGCGCCACGCCCCTCATCGAGGCGCCTGCGCTGGCACGTCGGATCGGCCTTCGACGCCTCTGGATCAAGGACGAGGCGGTGAACCCCACGGCCTCGTTCAAGGCACGTGGGCTCGCCGCCGCCGTCACCCGGGCGAGACACCGGGGCGTGCCGGGCCTCGTCGTGCCAACCGCCGGCAACGCGGGCGCCGCACTGGCGGCCTACGGCGCCGCGGCCGGAGTTCCGGTGCGTGTCTATGCTCCGGCCACCACGCCACGGCCGATCCTCGACATCATTCGCGCCGTCGGTGCCGAGCTGATCACTATCGATGGCCACATCGGCGACGCTGGCCGCCTGAGCGTGGCCTTCGCCGCCGAGTCCGGGTTCTTCAACGTCGCGACGCTGCGGGAGCCGTTCCGCGCCGAAGGCAACCGCACCCTGGGCCTCGAACTCGCTGAACAACTCGGGTGGCGTTTGCCCGACGCCGTCGTGTACCCGACCGGCGGGGGAGAGGGCGTCATCGGCATCTGGAAGGCGTTTCTCGAGATGCAGCGATGGGGATGGCTCCCCGCCCCGACCGCGCTGCCGCGCGTCATCGTCACACAGTCCACCGGCTGTGCCCCGTTGGTACGCGCGTTCAACGACGGCGCCGATCGGGCGACGCCGTGGGAAAACCCGATCACCCACGCCGCCGGGCTCCGTGTGCCCGGGCCGCTCGGTGACCGCCTCGTCCTTCGGGCGATCCGCGAGAGTGGCGGTATCGCCGCCGCGGCCTCCGAAGACGACATCCGCGCCAGCACGCGACTCCTCGCGACGTCAACCGGGATCGATGCGGCGCCCGAGGGAGGCTGCGCGCTTGCCGTCACGGCGGGCCTTGTCCGCGCCGGGAAGTTGTCTCCTGATGCCGAGGTCGTGATCTACAATACCGGGAGCGGGGCGTCGTATCGGCAGTAG
- a CDS encoding MerR family transcriptional regulator, whose protein sequence is MRSDPVQEFFSIGEVCELTDLKPHVLRYWESQFRFLSPAKNRSGNRVYQRREVELIQLVKHLLYTEKYTIDGARQKIDEFRKGGTLKVAARDALATETLVELESALESLIQVVEGVVPVPATPDGPPPPP, encoded by the coding sequence ATGCGGAGCGATCCCGTTCAGGAGTTCTTCTCGATCGGCGAGGTGTGCGAACTCACGGACCTCAAGCCGCACGTCCTGCGCTACTGGGAAAGCCAGTTTCGATTCCTGAGCCCCGCAAAGAATCGCTCGGGCAATCGCGTGTACCAGCGACGCGAGGTGGAGCTCATCCAGCTCGTCAAGCACCTGCTGTACACCGAGAAGTACACGATCGACGGTGCACGCCAGAAGATCGACGAGTTCCGCAAGGGAGGCACGCTGAAAGTCGCCGCGCGCGATGCGCTGGCCACGGAGACGCTGGTCGAACTGGAGTCAGCACTCGAGTCGCTCATCCAGGTCGTCGAGGGCGTGGTGCCGGTGCCCGCGACGCCCGACGGACCGCCCCCGCCACCGTAG
- the surE gene encoding 5'/3'-nucleotidase SurE: MRLLCSNDDGILAHGLDCLVRAAEQIGEVTVVAPDREQSATSHSLTLHHPLRPVRRGERRFQVDGTPTDCVMIAIEVLMDARPDFVLSGINHGQNMGEDVLYSGTVAAAMEGLALGVPSIAISFAGGDLRADIGKLDEQVEVLAPLLRHLTSLSAFPEQTLLNVNLPPRPASEVKGIKLTRLGRRVYSNSIMPMRDPYGREIYWIGGGEFSWSGAPDSDFQAVSDGYISVTPLHLDLTHRDILECSERWWRTP; encoded by the coding sequence ATGCGGCTCCTCTGCTCCAACGACGACGGCATCCTCGCCCATGGCCTGGACTGTCTCGTACGCGCCGCCGAGCAGATCGGCGAGGTGACCGTGGTAGCGCCCGATCGCGAGCAGAGCGCAACCAGCCACTCGCTGACCCTCCATCACCCGCTGCGACCCGTCAGGCGGGGCGAGCGCCGGTTTCAGGTGGATGGAACGCCGACCGACTGCGTGATGATCGCGATCGAGGTGCTCATGGACGCGCGCCCCGACTTCGTGCTGAGCGGCATCAACCACGGCCAGAACATGGGCGAGGACGTCCTCTATTCCGGGACCGTCGCCGCCGCCATGGAGGGCCTCGCGTTAGGCGTGCCGTCGATCGCCATTTCGTTCGCCGGCGGCGATCTGCGCGCCGATATCGGCAAGCTGGACGAGCAGGTGGAGGTGCTCGCGCCGCTGCTGCGCCACCTGACGTCGCTCTCCGCGTTTCCGGAGCAGACCCTCCTCAACGTCAATCTCCCGCCGCGCCCGGCGTCGGAGGTAAAGGGGATCAAGCTCACGCGGCTGGGGCGTCGCGTGTACTCCAACTCGATCATGCCAATGCGCGACCCGTACGGCCGCGAGATCTACTGGATCGGTGGGGGCGAGTTCTCCTGGTCGGGCGCCCCGGATTCCGACTTCCAGGCCGTCAGTGATGGCTACATCTCCGTCACGCCGCTGCACCTCGACCTGACGCATCGCGACATCCTCGAATGCTCGGAGCGCTGGTGGCGAACCCCGTAG
- a CDS encoding NAD(P)-dependent glycerol-3-phosphate dehydrogenase, with translation MRCAVVGGGAWGTALAHVFGQRGHEVTLWAREADVVEHVNAIHANPRFLPGARLCDAVKANGDLGAAVATAECVVFAAPSHVLRPVARAASAAISTRATLVVATKGIERGSLGLMTDVVEQEVPNRPVVALSGPSFALEVAEGQPTAIVAASRSDEASQLVQQAIGTGTVRVYTNDDVTGVELGGALKNVMAVATGIAEGVGLGLNSRAALITRGLAEMTRLGVALGARADTFAGLAGMGDLVLTCTGALSRNRAVGIEVGRGRQLAEVLAGKESVAEGVVTAESTLALAERHAVEMPIAHAVARVLFEGCPPRDAIAELMGRELRPERD, from the coding sequence ATGCGGTGCGCCGTGGTGGGTGGCGGCGCCTGGGGTACCGCGCTGGCCCATGTATTTGGGCAGCGCGGGCACGAGGTCACGCTCTGGGCGCGCGAGGCAGACGTCGTGGAGCACGTGAATGCCATCCACGCCAACCCGCGCTTCCTTCCCGGCGCGCGACTGTGCGATGCGGTGAAGGCGAACGGCGATCTCGGAGCAGCGGTCGCTACGGCAGAGTGCGTGGTGTTCGCCGCGCCGTCACACGTTCTGCGCCCCGTGGCGCGCGCCGCCTCAGCGGCGATCTCCACACGTGCCACCCTCGTGGTCGCCACGAAGGGCATTGAACGAGGCTCGCTGGGGCTGATGACCGACGTGGTCGAGCAGGAAGTGCCGAACCGCCCGGTCGTGGCGCTTTCGGGTCCGAGCTTTGCGCTCGAGGTGGCCGAGGGCCAGCCGACAGCGATCGTGGCGGCGTCGAGGAGTGACGAGGCGAGCCAACTGGTGCAGCAGGCAATTGGTACCGGCACCGTGCGCGTCTACACGAACGATGACGTCACCGGCGTGGAACTCGGCGGTGCGCTCAAGAACGTAATGGCCGTGGCGACAGGCATTGCCGAGGGCGTTGGACTCGGCCTCAACTCGCGGGCGGCCCTGATCACACGCGGTCTGGCCGAGATGACCCGACTCGGCGTCGCACTTGGCGCGCGCGCCGACACCTTCGCCGGCCTCGCGGGGATGGGCGATCTCGTGCTCACGTGCACGGGCGCCCTGAGTCGCAACCGCGCGGTCGGGATCGAGGTGGGGCGAGGTCGTCAGCTGGCCGAGGTGCTGGCGGGAAAGGAGAGCGTGGCCGAGGGCGTGGTCACGGCGGAGAGCACGCTCGCGCTGGCCGAGCGCCACGCGGTGGAGATGCCGATTGCCCACGCCGTGGCACGCGTGCTGTTCGAGGGATGTCCTCCGCGTGATGCGATTGCCGAGCTGATGGGCCGCGAACTGCGACCGGAGCGTGACTGA
- the der gene encoding ribosome biogenesis GTPase Der — MLRFHRCAAGRGDRRRHREPDRVSLPVVALVGRPNVGKSALFNRIVGHQAAIVSDEAGTTRDRHFTRAEWAGSAFWLVDTGGITDDARGAMDVEIRRQVEQAIEEADFLLFVVDAKAGLHPIDHRIATMLREAGKPFLIAANKADDPRSTDYYEFFALGAGDPIPVSAMSGKQSGDLLDALVARIPALPPESEESLRIAVIGRPNVGKSSFVNRLLGEDRLVVSAEAGTTRDAIDTAMKYHGRELIFVDTAGLRRQSRVDEGIEFYSALRSRKAIERAEICCLLIDGSDGLQGQDLKIANLAWEAGRGLIVVVNKWDLVEKDDKTAAKFEKEAREKAPFLNFIPFIYTSAKTGQRVTRVLDVLLEVEAERSKRITTSQVNKRLEELLARRQPPQAAGREIRLMYATQVETAPPTIAVFSNHPDLVQEHYIRYLHNGFRESWGFTGNPLRVVMRRKAA; from the coding sequence ATCCTACGATTTCATCGATGTGCTGCAGGACGAGGGGATCGTCGCCGGCACCGGGAGCCTGATCGCGTGAGTCTTCCAGTCGTGGCGCTCGTGGGCCGGCCGAACGTTGGCAAGAGCGCCCTGTTCAATCGCATCGTCGGTCACCAGGCGGCGATCGTGAGTGATGAAGCCGGGACCACCCGCGATCGACACTTCACTCGTGCCGAGTGGGCGGGTTCGGCGTTCTGGCTCGTCGACACAGGCGGGATCACCGACGATGCGCGGGGCGCCATGGACGTCGAGATTCGCCGGCAGGTCGAGCAGGCGATCGAGGAGGCGGACTTCCTGCTGTTCGTCGTCGATGCAAAGGCAGGCCTGCACCCGATCGACCACCGCATCGCCACCATGCTCCGCGAGGCGGGGAAGCCGTTTCTGATCGCGGCCAACAAGGCGGACGACCCGCGCAGCACGGACTACTACGAGTTCTTCGCGCTCGGCGCCGGCGACCCGATCCCGGTCTCGGCGATGAGCGGCAAGCAGTCCGGCGACCTGCTCGACGCGCTGGTGGCCCGCATCCCCGCGCTGCCACCGGAAAGCGAAGAGAGCCTGCGGATCGCCGTGATCGGACGCCCGAACGTCGGCAAGTCGAGTTTCGTGAATCGTTTGCTGGGCGAAGATCGGCTCGTCGTGAGTGCCGAGGCGGGCACGACACGCGACGCGATCGATACCGCCATGAAGTATCACGGCCGGGAACTGATCTTCGTGGATACCGCGGGACTCCGCCGGCAGTCGCGCGTGGACGAAGGGATCGAGTTCTATTCGGCACTGCGCTCTCGCAAGGCGATCGAGCGCGCCGAGATCTGTTGCCTGTTGATCGACGGGTCGGACGGCTTGCAAGGCCAGGATCTCAAGATCGCCAACCTGGCATGGGAAGCAGGTCGAGGGCTCATCGTCGTCGTCAACAAGTGGGACCTGGTGGAGAAGGACGACAAGACCGCAGCGAAGTTCGAGAAGGAGGCCCGCGAGAAGGCGCCGTTCCTCAACTTCATTCCCTTCATCTACACGTCCGCAAAGACCGGCCAGCGCGTCACCAGGGTGCTGGATGTGCTGCTGGAAGTCGAGGCGGAGCGCAGCAAGCGCATCACCACCTCGCAGGTGAACAAGCGGCTCGAGGAACTGCTGGCGCGCCGTCAGCCGCCCCAGGCTGCGGGCCGCGAGATCCGGTTGATGTATGCCACGCAGGTCGAGACGGCGCCGCCGACGATCGCGGTCTTCAGCAACCACCCGGACCTCGTGCAGGAGCACTACATCCGCTACCTGCACAACGGCTTCAGGGAATCGTGGGGCTTCACGGGCAACCCCCTGCGCGTCGTGATGCGACGGAAGGCGGCGTGA
- a CDS encoding DUF512 domain-containing protein, producing the protein MVRVARVLPGSIAEAVEIVPGTEIRSVNGRAIDDFLDWEFLTADDELEIEVVLPGGEPVVFEIERPDGEAIGVELEPPSVRRCANRCEFCFIEGLPKGLRKPLYIRDDDYRLSFAYGNFATLSNLKERDFARILEYRLSPLYVSVHATPWEARKTLLNNPRVPNIVEQLSRLVAGGIQFHGQMVVVPGLNDGEVLEQSLRDLWAFEDACLSVAIVPVGLTQFSHLYTGKSMDELRARELLEVTQRWAARAHDERGHHWVYGADELYLLAGAELPEAEHYGEFPQIENGVGAVTSLRGRVRNGLPHLPRLDGRRIGVVTGLAMRNLMPKLLEQLQGVTGARFEMIPVENSLFGPTTTTAGLLVGADIRRALDGRTDLDLALIPAETINDDGIFLDDASFETVRTQVPIPVFPSYDFIDVLQDEGIVAGTGSLIA; encoded by the coding sequence ATGGTTCGTGTCGCCAGGGTTCTCCCCGGTAGCATTGCCGAGGCAGTCGAGATCGTCCCGGGGACCGAGATCAGGTCCGTCAACGGGCGCGCGATCGACGACTTTCTGGACTGGGAGTTCCTTACCGCGGACGACGAGCTCGAAATCGAGGTCGTGCTCCCTGGCGGCGAGCCCGTGGTCTTCGAGATCGAGCGGCCGGACGGCGAAGCGATCGGCGTCGAGCTGGAGCCACCGTCGGTGCGGCGGTGCGCCAACCGCTGCGAGTTCTGCTTCATCGAGGGACTGCCCAAGGGCCTCCGCAAGCCGCTCTACATCCGCGACGATGATTACCGCCTGTCATTCGCCTACGGCAACTTCGCGACGCTGAGCAACCTCAAGGAGCGCGACTTCGCGCGCATCCTCGAGTACCGCCTGTCGCCGTTGTATGTGTCGGTGCATGCGACACCCTGGGAGGCGCGGAAGACGCTGCTCAACAACCCGCGCGTCCCGAACATCGTCGAACAGCTGTCCCGCCTGGTGGCGGGCGGCATCCAGTTCCACGGCCAGATGGTCGTCGTGCCTGGGCTCAACGATGGCGAAGTCCTTGAGCAGTCGCTGCGTGACCTGTGGGCGTTCGAGGACGCGTGTCTGTCGGTGGCGATCGTCCCGGTCGGCCTGACGCAGTTCTCGCACCTGTACACCGGCAAGTCGATGGACGAGCTGCGCGCACGCGAGCTGCTCGAGGTCACGCAGCGCTGGGCGGCGCGCGCACACGACGAACGAGGACACCACTGGGTGTACGGCGCCGACGAACTGTACCTGCTGGCCGGCGCCGAGCTCCCGGAAGCGGAGCACTACGGAGAATTTCCACAGATCGAAAACGGCGTCGGCGCCGTGACTTCACTGCGCGGACGGGTGCGAAATGGCCTGCCGCACCTCCCGCGGCTGGATGGGCGGCGCATCGGCGTGGTGACCGGCCTTGCCATGCGCAACCTCATGCCCAAGTTGCTCGAACAGCTCCAGGGGGTAACGGGCGCACGGTTCGAAATGATTCCGGTCGAGAATTCGCTCTTTGGCCCCACGACCACCACGGCGGGGCTGCTGGTGGGCGCTGACATCAGACGAGCGCTCGACGGTCGGACCGATCTCGATCTCGCGCTGATCCCGGCGGAAACGATCAACGACGATGGGATCTTCCTCGATGATGCCTCGTTCGAGACTGTGCGCACGCAGGTGCCCATTCCCGTGTTCCCATCCTACGATTTCATCGATGTGCTGCAGGACGAGGGGATCGTCGCCGGCACCGGGAGCCTGATCGCGTGA
- the plsY gene encoding glycerol-3-phosphate 1-O-acyltransferase PlsY, which yields MNAFSGMGVAGLGAAYLLGSTPFAWLAGRVMRGIDLRQHGSGNLGATNVFRTLGAPAAVIVLLLDAAKGAVPTLFFAPIFVPGGSSWWPAAMGVAAILGHVKPYLGMFRGGGKGVATASGVFAALAPGAYGVALTVFLLTVAVTRFVSLGSMIGAVALAAAAAVLYGPSSHQALLSVIIAAMVAWTHRANIGRLRRGEESRLGGKPVQS from the coding sequence GTGAACGCATTTTCCGGTATGGGCGTCGCGGGGCTCGGGGCAGCATACCTGCTCGGGTCCACACCGTTCGCCTGGCTTGCGGGACGCGTGATGCGTGGGATCGACCTCCGCCAGCATGGCTCCGGCAACCTCGGCGCGACGAACGTGTTTCGCACGCTCGGCGCACCCGCGGCGGTTATCGTCCTGCTGCTCGATGCCGCCAAGGGCGCCGTGCCCACGCTGTTCTTTGCCCCGATCTTCGTGCCGGGCGGGAGTTCCTGGTGGCCGGCGGCGATGGGAGTTGCCGCGATCCTCGGGCACGTGAAGCCTTACCTCGGGATGTTCAGGGGTGGTGGCAAGGGTGTCGCGACGGCATCCGGCGTGTTCGCCGCGCTGGCTCCCGGAGCCTACGGCGTGGCCTTGACCGTGTTCCTGCTCACGGTGGCAGTGACCCGCTTCGTGTCGTTAGGGTCGATGATCGGCGCGGTCGCGCTCGCGGCGGCGGCAGCCGTGCTGTACGGGCCCTCCTCGCACCAGGCGCTGCTGAGTGTCATCATCGCGGCCATGGTCGCATGGACACATCGGGCGAACATCGGACGGCTGCGGCGCGGCGAGGAGTCGCGCCTCGGCGGCAAACCGGTGCAATCCTGA
- the larC gene encoding nickel pincer cofactor biosynthesis protein LarC: MEPLISAPVQAILDPFSGISGDMTLGALVDVGLSSGWLESLPARLGLGGVGVRIAKVSRGGIAATKVDFDIPEQPHGRHIDEILKLVEAARLPAGVASRAGAAFRAIAEIEGEAHGVPADRVHLHEVGAVDAILDVVGGIWGFEQLGVTRVTCGTISLGDGFVRAAHGVLPVPAPATMRLLEGQRVRPGPEGTGELVTPTGAALVRVLAEGPPPVAFVPRRAGFGAGTRDLLGRPNVLRIILADTDRGSATQEHLVVLACDLDDMTAEGLSGAAQELLNAGALDAVLIATHMKKGRPGTRLEVLCAPGDVSLLESLVFRHTTTLGVRRWPVERTSLRREVREVVVGSHTVRVKIATLPNGERRCKAEFDDVLAVARATGRTASDVARAALAAAER, translated from the coding sequence GTGGAACCTCTCATTTCGGCGCCTGTGCAGGCCATTCTCGATCCCTTCAGTGGCATCTCGGGCGACATGACCCTCGGCGCCCTGGTCGACGTGGGGCTCTCCTCGGGGTGGCTCGAGTCGCTGCCGGCGCGCCTTGGCCTTGGTGGCGTGGGCGTTCGGATCGCAAAGGTCTCCCGTGGCGGGATCGCCGCCACGAAAGTCGACTTCGACATCCCCGAACAACCGCACGGTCGCCACATCGACGAAATCCTGAAGCTCGTGGAAGCCGCGAGACTGCCGGCCGGTGTGGCGTCACGCGCTGGCGCGGCGTTCCGGGCAATTGCGGAGATCGAAGGTGAAGCGCACGGCGTCCCCGCGGATCGCGTCCACCTGCACGAGGTGGGAGCGGTCGACGCGATCCTTGACGTGGTCGGCGGAATCTGGGGCTTCGAGCAGCTGGGCGTGACGCGCGTCACATGTGGGACCATCTCGCTCGGCGACGGCTTCGTGCGGGCCGCCCACGGCGTTCTCCCGGTCCCGGCTCCGGCGACCATGCGCCTCCTCGAGGGGCAGCGCGTGCGACCTGGGCCCGAGGGGACCGGCGAACTCGTGACGCCCACCGGCGCGGCGCTGGTGCGCGTGCTGGCGGAGGGACCGCCGCCCGTCGCCTTCGTCCCGCGACGCGCGGGGTTTGGCGCCGGGACGCGCGACCTTCTTGGACGCCCCAACGTGCTTCGCATCATTCTGGCAGACACGGACCGCGGGTCCGCCACGCAGGAGCACCTTGTGGTGCTCGCCTGCGACCTCGACGACATGACCGCGGAGGGACTCTCGGGCGCGGCGCAGGAACTCTTGAACGCCGGGGCGCTGGACGCCGTGCTCATCGCCACGCACATGAAGAAGGGCCGCCCGGGCACCCGGCTGGAAGTCCTTTGCGCGCCGGGTGATGTTTCTCTGCTGGAATCGCTGGTATTTCGGCACACCACCACGCTGGGCGTCCGACGATGGCCGGTGGAACGGACGAGTCTGCGGCGGGAGGTACGGGAGGTGGTGGTGGGCAGCCACACCGTGCGCGTGAAGATCGCGACGCTGCCTAACGGTGAGCGGCGCTGTAAGGCGGAATTCGATGACGTGCTCGCGGTTGCTCGCGCGACGGGTCGGACAGCGTCCGACGTGGCGCGCGCGGCGCTCGCCGCAGCGGAACGGTAG
- a CDS encoding protein-L-isoaspartate(D-aspartate) O-methyltransferase, which translates to MLGALVANPVGPDYRAPRRRLVEVLQAAGISDLAVLRAIEQTPRHLFVPTGMQAQAYEDKPIYIGNGQTISQPSIHANYLQLLRLTGRERVLEIGTGSGYQTVLLASLCEQVFSIERVAPLLERARAMFRELGLRNISTLLGDGTVGWRDYAPYDAILVSAGGPTIPNPLLEQLGEGGRLLIPVGDRDEQVLVMVTRRGSQFERRDIGAVRFVPLKGTHGW; encoded by the coding sequence ATGCTCGGAGCGCTGGTGGCGAACCCCGTAGGTCCAGACTACCGCGCGCCGCGCCGCCGACTGGTCGAGGTGCTGCAGGCCGCCGGCATCAGCGACCTCGCCGTGCTGCGCGCCATCGAGCAGACGCCGCGCCACCTGTTCGTTCCGACCGGCATGCAGGCGCAGGCCTACGAAGACAAGCCGATCTACATCGGAAACGGCCAGACCATCTCGCAGCCGTCGATCCATGCCAACTACCTGCAGCTACTGCGACTCACCGGGCGGGAGCGCGTGCTCGAGATCGGGACCGGCTCGGGATACCAGACCGTCCTCCTGGCCAGCCTGTGCGAACAGGTCTTCTCCATCGAGCGCGTGGCCCCGCTGCTGGAGCGCGCGCGCGCGATGTTTCGCGAGCTTGGACTCCGCAACATCTCGACGCTCCTGGGTGACGGGACGGTGGGCTGGCGCGACTACGCCCCCTACGACGCCATTCTCGTCTCGGCGGGCGGACCCACCATCCCCAACCCGCTCCTCGAACAGCTCGGCGAGGGTGGCCGCCTGCTCATTCCGGTGGGCGACCGCGATGAGCAGGTGCTGGTCATGGTCACGCGACGTGGCTCACAGTTCGAACGCCGTGACATCGGGGCCGTCAGGTTCGTCCCCCTGAAGGGGACCCACGGCTGGTAG